In Micromonospora sp. LH3U1, one genomic interval encodes:
- the mtfM gene encoding small membrane protein MtfM has translation MVTEIGFVSLLVAGLGGLAGGLVYLAVRISRGRW, from the coding sequence ATGGTTACCGAGATCGGGTTTGTCAGCCTGCTGGTCGCCGGCCTGGGCGGGCTCGCCGGTGGCCTCGTCTACCTTGCCGTACGCATTTCGAGAGGACGTTGGTGA
- a CDS encoding DsrE family protein, protein MLGLMARNLVVKATAGADAPERCAQAFTVAATAVAAGVDVSLWLTGESTWFALPGRAQQFELPHSAPLAELLHVILTSGRVTACTQCAARREIGPDDVLPGVRIAGAAVFVEESLAEGAQALVY, encoded by the coding sequence ATGCTGGGCCTCATGGCCCGCAATCTCGTCGTCAAGGCCACCGCGGGGGCGGATGCCCCGGAGCGGTGCGCGCAGGCATTCACGGTCGCCGCGACGGCGGTCGCGGCCGGGGTGGACGTGTCGCTCTGGCTGACCGGTGAGTCGACCTGGTTCGCCCTGCCCGGTCGCGCCCAGCAGTTCGAGCTGCCGCACTCCGCTCCGCTGGCCGAGTTGCTGCACGTCATCCTCACCAGTGGCCGGGTGACCGCCTGCACCCAGTGCGCGGCCCGACGGGAGATCGGCCCGGACGACGTACTGCCCGGGGTCCGGATCGCGGGTGCCGCGGTCTTCGTCGAGGAGTCGTTGGCCGAAGGCGCGCAGGCACTGGTCTACTGA
- a CDS encoding SCP2 sterol-binding domain-containing protein, which produces MTEATERFFESLPSRAPDVLGGLADGTLQIDLGSDHRTEHWLVRMRPGSVQISRERGPADAIWYSSAALFDRLIAGEAQGVAAVLRNESTFSGNVVLFLAFRRFFPNPPGTRDPREAARKAAGRPV; this is translated from the coding sequence GTGACCGAGGCGACGGAGAGGTTCTTCGAATCACTGCCGTCGCGCGCCCCTGATGTCCTGGGCGGCCTGGCCGACGGGACCCTGCAGATCGACCTCGGCAGCGACCACCGGACCGAGCACTGGCTGGTCCGGATGCGGCCCGGCTCGGTGCAGATCAGCCGCGAGCGCGGGCCCGCCGACGCCATCTGGTACAGCAGCGCGGCCCTCTTCGACCGACTGATCGCCGGCGAGGCCCAGGGTGTCGCGGCGGTGCTGCGCAACGAGAGCACGTTCAGCGGGAACGTGGTGCTCTTCCTCGCCTTCCGCCGGTTCTTCCCGAACCCGCCCGGCACCCGCGACCCCCGCGAGGCGGCCCGCAAGGCAGCAGGGCGACCGGTGTGA